Proteins from one Cystobacter fuscus DSM 2262 genomic window:
- a CDS encoding GxGYxYP domain-containing protein codes for MKIHRWARWAPVFALTLTAPAVALAAGLTWPANQVLPSFSAPAATLDVMDLTAAREDEAALFTTLKGLVNRTQPRIFTYDTAVRGQDGRYGWLNSLGLGYTDVADNWSLLSKYRSEVAGIVIYDTAVPDTLNLATTLAGLRDGVVASPELASRLTSAPYNLPILMDLRGRFTTKLQVYQYLYDNHWSQVTHRVLIGLAPGIKGFLRDYATATKMAVVWLDPRVAAEDSLLRKFLVAMPYGSGGIYMGWWPEEASGVQRVSEYGISTVASDFASNLTVFGGTSRAVNVKPVPNKPPLGNKIYITLILSDGDNLQYVEHLFKKLWDSPARGQVPIGWTISPAMLDAMPGVLNYLHATATPNDNLISGPTGLGYTYPNYWGNASHLDNYVALTGDYMNRAGLKVLTVWNKIDGATNTNVGNSFAYNAPSLLGLTAQNAGGGITVYNNLLPSQGLNATYCPTESSMISEINKAISGWNGTSPRFVSIQANPWEGNSIQSFVNVVNAFKGNGNIVFVRPDTYFQLMRESYLLPTDPSTVVKTYEAETTSYAASPFSHTVGRSSDNGWTANVSQDNAGMMLYGPYVSTFPAGPLSTTFKMKIDANTGTNDHVVTLDVRDATTGLVLTSFDVYRHQFKAAGVYQDFSLTYENVAGHQLEFRADYKDRAALNIDKVTTTTRLGQYEAEGAVVAHHAGRSSGDGWQASPSLDAAGHMVYGPYDAQVPVGNRKVTFRVKTDNNSLGAQVVATVDVRDNTTGAVLASMDLTSQQFAAAHQYQDFRLGFPQTALNRVLEYRVHFPRTATITVDRITLH; via the coding sequence ATGAAGATTCATCGGTGGGCCCGGTGGGCGCCCGTCTTCGCCTTGACCCTGACGGCCCCCGCGGTGGCCCTGGCGGCTGGACTCACCTGGCCCGCGAATCAGGTGCTCCCGTCCTTCAGCGCGCCCGCGGCGACGCTGGACGTGATGGACCTGACCGCTGCCCGGGAGGACGAGGCGGCGCTCTTCACGACCCTCAAGGGGCTCGTCAACAGGACCCAGCCCCGCATCTTCACGTATGACACCGCCGTACGCGGCCAGGATGGCCGGTATGGCTGGCTCAATTCGCTGGGGCTTGGCTACACGGATGTGGCCGACAACTGGAGCCTCCTGAGCAAGTACAGGAGCGAGGTCGCGGGCATCGTCATCTACGACACCGCGGTGCCCGACACGCTGAACCTGGCCACCACCCTCGCGGGTCTGCGCGATGGCGTCGTCGCCTCCCCGGAGCTGGCCTCCCGGCTGACGTCCGCTCCCTACAACCTGCCCATCCTCATGGACCTGCGCGGCAGGTTCACGACGAAACTCCAGGTCTACCAGTACCTGTACGACAACCACTGGTCCCAGGTGACGCACCGGGTGCTCATCGGACTCGCGCCGGGCATCAAGGGCTTCCTGCGGGACTACGCCACGGCCACGAAGATGGCCGTCGTGTGGCTGGATCCCCGGGTCGCCGCGGAGGACTCGCTGCTCAGGAAGTTCCTGGTGGCCATGCCCTACGGCAGCGGGGGCATCTACATGGGCTGGTGGCCGGAAGAGGCCTCGGGCGTCCAGCGCGTCTCCGAGTACGGCATCTCCACGGTGGCCAGTGACTTCGCCTCGAACCTGACGGTGTTCGGAGGGACGTCCCGGGCGGTGAACGTCAAACCCGTGCCCAACAAGCCCCCGCTGGGCAACAAGATCTACATCACGCTCATCCTGAGCGATGGGGACAACCTCCAGTACGTGGAGCACCTCTTCAAGAAGCTCTGGGACAGCCCCGCCCGGGGACAGGTTCCCATCGGGTGGACCATCTCACCCGCCATGCTGGATGCCATGCCCGGCGTGCTGAACTACCTGCACGCCACCGCCACGCCCAATGACAACCTCATCTCGGGCCCGACCGGGCTGGGCTACACCTATCCCAACTACTGGGGGAACGCGTCCCATCTGGACAACTACGTGGCGCTGACCGGCGACTACATGAACCGCGCGGGACTGAAGGTCCTCACCGTGTGGAACAAGATCGACGGGGCCACGAACACGAACGTGGGCAACTCCTTCGCGTACAACGCGCCGTCCCTCCTGGGGTTGACCGCGCAGAACGCGGGTGGCGGCATCACGGTGTACAACAACCTCCTGCCGAGCCAGGGCCTCAATGCCACGTACTGCCCCACGGAGAGCTCGATGATCTCGGAGATCAACAAAGCCATCTCCGGCTGGAACGGCACGTCTCCCCGGTTCGTCAGCATCCAGGCCAATCCGTGGGAGGGCAACAGCATCCAGAGCTTCGTCAACGTGGTGAACGCCTTCAAGGGCAACGGCAACATCGTCTTCGTGAGGCCGGACACCTACTTCCAGCTCATGCGCGAGTCCTACCTCCTGCCCACGGATCCCTCCACGGTGGTGAAGACGTACGAGGCGGAGACGACGAGCTATGCCGCCTCGCCCTTCTCGCACACGGTCGGCCGCTCGAGCGACAATGGCTGGACGGCGAACGTCTCCCAGGACAACGCGGGCATGATGCTCTACGGCCCCTATGTCTCGACCTTCCCGGCCGGGCCACTCTCCACCACGTTCAAGATGAAGATCGACGCCAACACCGGCACCAACGATCACGTCGTGACGCTCGATGTCCGGGATGCCACCACGGGGCTCGTGTTGACGTCGTTCGATGTCTACCGCCACCAGTTCAAGGCCGCGGGCGTCTATCAGGACTTCAGCCTGACCTATGAGAACGTCGCCGGCCATCAGCTCGAGTTCCGGGCCGACTACAAGGACCGGGCCGCCCTCAACATCGACAAGGTCACGACGACGACCCGCCTCGGCCAGTACGAGGCGGAAGGGGCCGTGGTGGCGCATCACGCCGGACGCTCGAGCGGCGATGGTTGGCAGGCCTCGCCCTCCCTCGACGCGGCCGGGCACATGGTCTACGGCCCCTATGACGCCCAGGTGCCGGTTGGAAACCGGAAGGTGACGTTCCGGGTGAAGACGGACAACAACTCGCTCGGCGCCCAGGTGGTCGCGACCGTGGACGTGAGGGACAACACCACGGGAGCCGTCCTCGCGAGCATGGACCTGACGTCTCAACAGTTCGCCGCCGCCCACCAGTACCAGGACTTCCGCCTGGGCTTCCCGCAGACGGCGCTCAACCGCGTGCTCGAATACCGGGTCCACTTCCCCAGGACCGCGACGATCACCGTGGACCGGATCACCCTGCACTGA
- a CDS encoding GNAT family N-acetyltransferase yields the protein MDRTSTAIVVRDYRPTDVDALMALFRTAVLQVARRDYTEAQVRAWAGRMDRERWLERLAARPTFVAEVGGQIAGFSDLEPDGHIDMLFVHADHQGRGVASALFDHILVRAKAEGLGRLYTEASLTARPFFERRGFTVLAAQEVPVAGEVLRNFRMERALSHRAPGQKP from the coding sequence ATGGACCGGACCTCCACCGCCATCGTCGTGCGTGACTACCGCCCCACGGACGTGGACGCCCTGATGGCCCTGTTCCGCACCGCGGTGCTCCAGGTGGCACGGCGCGACTACACCGAGGCCCAGGTGCGGGCCTGGGCGGGGCGGATGGACCGGGAGCGTTGGCTCGAGCGCCTGGCGGCCAGGCCGACCTTCGTCGCCGAGGTGGGTGGCCAGATCGCCGGCTTCAGCGACCTGGAACCCGATGGCCACATCGACATGCTGTTCGTCCACGCGGACCATCAGGGACGAGGGGTCGCCTCGGCCCTGTTCGATCACATCCTGGTCCGCGCGAAGGCGGAGGGCCTCGGGCGCCTCTACACCGAGGCCAGCCTCACCGCCCGGCCGTTCTTCGAGCGCCGCGGCTTCACGGTCCTCGCGGCCCAGGAGGTGCCCGTCGCCGGGGAGGTGCTGCGCAACTTCCGGATGGAGCGAGCCCTCTCGCACCGCGCGCCGGGCCAGAAGCCGTGA
- a CDS encoding carboxylesterase/lipase family protein, which yields MTSNSTPVISTQEGLVQGKVENDVFVFKGIPYAKPPVDNLRWRPPEPVIPWKHVRQAMDRVPSSFQNAEECRRSGGGDPEPLSEDCLYLNVWMPPFEEGSKPSGLPVMVWIHGGAYIIGAGDLPIYNGSPLVKKGAIVVTFNYRLGQLGFFSHPALDAENPQKPINNFGLLDQIAALQWVQRNIAQFGGDPNNVTIFGQSAGGKSVLALFCTPLAKGLFHKGIAQSVYGLPEATQEKARERGINFATLAGLPGKDATAEQLRKLDASTLWSLVPEKPKETPVSNAPVAIVGDIVLSEPIADTFKAGTEAKLPLILGNTSDDSSIVSDFGVDPVDVIKKLREKNIYVGPLYPDIKNDDAELGRQVCRDLLFTVVPRLLAQQHGKRERTWRYYFEYTARLLRPRNRLGVRHGDEVPYVFGTAEMCPPNEGFFDDDDRTFQERVNQYWFEFARTGNPTKEGDPDFWPNHVGDSDYTQILGETISAKKNFMKARLDAFILAIGLGNLFE from the coding sequence ATGACGAGCAACAGCACACCCGTCATCAGCACACAGGAGGGTCTCGTCCAGGGCAAGGTCGAGAACGATGTCTTCGTGTTCAAGGGCATCCCCTACGCGAAGCCGCCCGTGGACAACCTGCGTTGGCGCCCGCCCGAGCCCGTCATCCCCTGGAAGCATGTGCGTCAGGCGATGGACCGCGTCCCCTCGTCCTTCCAGAACGCGGAGGAGTGCAGGAGGAGCGGCGGCGGCGATCCCGAGCCGCTCAGCGAGGACTGTCTCTATCTCAACGTCTGGATGCCCCCGTTCGAGGAGGGCTCCAAGCCGTCCGGTCTTCCCGTCATGGTGTGGATCCACGGCGGGGCCTACATCATCGGCGCGGGAGATCTGCCCATCTACAACGGCTCGCCCCTGGTGAAGAAGGGCGCGATCGTGGTCACGTTCAACTACCGGCTCGGGCAGCTGGGCTTCTTCTCCCACCCGGCGCTGGACGCGGAGAATCCCCAGAAGCCCATCAACAACTTCGGCCTGCTCGATCAGATCGCCGCGCTCCAGTGGGTGCAGCGCAACATCGCCCAGTTCGGTGGTGATCCCAACAACGTGACCATCTTCGGCCAGTCCGCGGGTGGCAAGAGCGTGCTGGCGCTGTTCTGCACGCCGCTCGCCAAGGGGCTCTTCCACAAGGGCATCGCCCAGAGCGTGTACGGACTGCCCGAGGCCACACAGGAGAAGGCGCGCGAGCGCGGCATCAACTTCGCCACGCTCGCGGGCCTGCCGGGCAAGGACGCCACGGCCGAGCAGCTGCGCAAGCTGGACGCGAGCACGCTCTGGTCCCTCGTCCCGGAGAAACCCAAGGAGACACCTGTCTCCAACGCGCCCGTCGCCATCGTGGGAGACATCGTGCTCTCCGAGCCCATCGCCGATACCTTCAAGGCGGGCACCGAGGCGAAGTTGCCCCTCATCCTCGGCAACACCAGCGACGACTCGAGCATCGTGAGTGACTTCGGCGTCGATCCGGTCGACGTGATCAAGAAGCTGCGGGAGAAGAACATCTACGTGGGGCCGCTCTACCCCGACATCAAGAACGACGACGCGGAGCTGGGTCGACAGGTGTGCCGGGACCTGCTCTTCACCGTGGTGCCCCGCCTGCTCGCGCAGCAGCACGGCAAGCGCGAGCGGACCTGGCGGTACTACTTCGAGTACACCGCCAGACTGCTGCGTCCGCGCAACCGTCTCGGCGTCCGCCATGGCGACGAGGTCCCCTACGTCTTCGGCACGGCCGAGATGTGCCCGCCCAATGAGGGCTTCTTCGACGACGACGACAGGACCTTCCAGGAGCGCGTCAATCAGTACTGGTTCGAGTTCGCCCGCACCGGCAATCCCACCAAGGAAGGGGACCCCGACTTCTGGCCCAATCACGTGGGCGACTCGGATTACACCCAGATCCTCGGTGAGACGATCTCGGCGAAGAAGAACTTCATGAAGGCTCGCCTGGATGCCTTCATCCTGGCCATCGGTTTGGGCAATCTCTTCGAGTAA
- a CDS encoding LysR family transcriptional regulator — protein MKRANLDEIFAFMSVVDAGSFVGGGRAIGLTRSAAGKALARLESRLGVRLLNRTTRHLSLTDDGRVFHEHCMKVLAALDEAEASVGQRTGTPRGVLRLTVPGAFGRLHVLPLLRDYLRTWPEVQAEVSFTDRVADIIEEGYDLAVRIDASSTDTRLISRLVAQHRAIICAAPSYIEARGEPESLEELATHDCLIFSSRTRRQSWRLRQKGGPWVKVEGRSRLRLDSGEAIRDAAVAGLGIAYLPGFLVDEDLASGRLEALLPSCEPVDVPIMAIYPSKRHLPAKVRRFIDLMVERWSAKSR, from the coding sequence ATGAAACGCGCCAACCTGGATGAAATCTTCGCCTTCATGTCCGTCGTGGACGCGGGCAGCTTCGTGGGCGGCGGCCGGGCCATCGGACTGACGCGCTCGGCGGCTGGAAAGGCATTGGCCCGGCTGGAATCCCGCCTCGGGGTGCGCCTGCTCAATCGCACGACGCGCCACCTGAGCCTCACCGACGATGGCCGTGTCTTCCATGAGCATTGCATGAAAGTCCTGGCGGCCCTGGATGAAGCGGAGGCCAGCGTCGGGCAGCGCACGGGCACCCCCCGGGGAGTCCTGCGGCTCACCGTGCCCGGCGCCTTCGGCAGACTGCATGTCCTTCCCTTGCTGCGGGACTATCTGCGGACCTGGCCCGAGGTGCAGGCGGAGGTGAGCTTCACCGATCGCGTCGCGGACATCATCGAGGAGGGTTACGACCTGGCCGTGCGCATCGATGCCTCCAGCACCGATACCCGCCTGATTTCCCGGCTCGTGGCGCAACACCGGGCGATCATCTGTGCCGCGCCCTCCTACATCGAGGCGCGCGGTGAACCCGAATCGCTGGAGGAGCTCGCGACACATGATTGTCTGATATTCAGCAGCCGGACGCGACGACAGAGTTGGCGTCTGCGCCAGAAGGGTGGCCCCTGGGTGAAGGTGGAGGGGCGCAGCCGCCTTCGTCTCGACAGTGGCGAGGCGATCCGGGACGCGGCCGTCGCGGGACTGGGCATCGCCTATCTTCCCGGCTTCCTGGTCGACGAAGATCTGGCGAGTGGGCGGCTCGAGGCGCTGCTGCCGTCTTGCGAGCCGGTGGACGTGCCGATCATGGCGATCTACCCGAGCAAACGTCACCTGCCCGCGAAGGTGCGACGCTTCATCGACCTGATGGTCGAGCGATGGAGCGCGAAGTCGCGCTAA
- a CDS encoding NAD(P)-dependent oxidoreductase, whose protein sequence is MRIAFISRSSGYRPLAERLAAKLPAHEVVVRGTSRPLVLEGVERALKTEAMEVALRSERLGGAGLDVFWQEPVDPRHPILLLRVGS, encoded by the coding sequence ATGCGCATCGCCTTCATCAGCCGGAGTTCCGGCTACCGTCCGCTCGCCGAGCGCCTCGCCGCGAAGCTGCCGGCCCACGAGGTGGTCGTCCGGGGGACGAGCCGGCCGCTGGTCTTGGAGGGGGTCGAGCGGGCTTTGAAGACCGAGGCGATGGAGGTGGCGCTGCGCTCGGAACGGCTCGGGGGGGCGGGGCTGGACGTCTTCTGGCAGGAGCCGGTGGATCCCCGGCATCCGATCCTTCTGCTCCGCGTGGGTTCATGA
- a CDS encoding mannan-binding protein: MKRRFGALSLAVAATLFLGQQAEASSHDVETGLLRDDSDAQDKCPSTCSTQNEYWTGQWRTALPEKASSCHCALPPFEHLVIDAGSSGTRLLRYEVARGPQGCQLTPPKAQEQKKDSTLGALADMDSRMAEKELGERITALAPTRVVLLGTGGFRQKGMQGERKMRELRGRLSRHVQQVEIISGKTEGELAWLATQPTTEKTPFSTLEIGGVSVQFATGETSGDIQSVSDDAVGINVLSEEMGKDKANCLKEEESFTRCMAAIGQRLESSQLARKTSKLLPEGKHRPVYIIGKELDALFQPGKELSRAHLEGIGKKWCKDSRTGDDKAKAGCFKMAYLSALLKAVKTESIRKGADSWTRAAAVHADYFPNCR; encoded by the coding sequence ATGAAGAGGCGGTTCGGCGCGCTGTCACTCGCGGTGGCGGCGACGCTCTTCCTCGGACAACAGGCCGAGGCCAGCTCGCACGACGTGGAGACGGGACTGCTTCGCGACGACTCCGACGCCCAGGACAAGTGCCCCTCGACCTGCTCCACCCAGAATGAGTACTGGACGGGACAGTGGCGGACGGCGCTCCCCGAGAAGGCGTCCAGCTGCCACTGTGCCCTGCCCCCCTTCGAGCACCTCGTCATCGACGCGGGCTCTTCAGGCACCCGGCTCCTGCGCTACGAGGTGGCGCGGGGTCCCCAGGGCTGTCAGCTCACTCCACCCAAGGCCCAGGAACAGAAGAAGGATTCCACGCTCGGCGCCCTGGCGGACATGGACTCGAGGATGGCGGAGAAGGAGCTGGGTGAACGGATCACGGCCCTGGCTCCGACCCGCGTGGTGCTGCTGGGCACGGGGGGCTTCCGCCAGAAGGGAATGCAGGGGGAGCGCAAGATGCGGGAGCTGCGTGGGCGCCTCTCCAGACACGTCCAACAGGTGGAGATCATCTCGGGGAAGACGGAGGGCGAGCTGGCCTGGTTGGCCACCCAGCCCACGACGGAGAAGACTCCCTTCTCGACCTTGGAGATCGGAGGCGTTTCGGTGCAGTTCGCCACCGGCGAGACGAGCGGCGACATTCAAAGCGTCAGTGATGATGCGGTGGGCATCAACGTCCTCTCCGAGGAGATGGGCAAGGACAAGGCGAACTGCCTGAAGGAAGAGGAGAGCTTCACCCGCTGCATGGCCGCCATCGGGCAGCGGCTGGAATCCTCGCAGCTCGCGCGCAAGACTTCCAAGCTGCTCCCGGAAGGAAAACACCGCCCGGTGTATATCATTGGCAAGGAGCTGGATGCGCTGTTCCAGCCGGGGAAGGAGCTGAGCCGGGCGCACCTGGAAGGGATCGGCAAGAAATGGTGCAAGGACTCGCGCACGGGTGATGACAAGGCGAAGGCAGGTTGCTTCAAGATGGCGTACCTGTCGGCCCTGTTGAAAGCGGTGAAGACCGAGTCCATTCGCAAGGGGGCCGACTCCTGGACGCGAGCGGCCGCGGTGCATGCCGACTACTTCCCGAACTGCCGCTGA
- a CDS encoding tetratricopeptide repeat protein, translating to MKRFLALALTLGLPLSALGAEPVRVQVLSATVKDQAISGAQVILQKNGEASAQGTTAADGSFQFDTPPGGLDDGSVNLIIKKEGYSNLVARCPCKGLTYALSPVMTRNLDGLRIVLNWGERPADLDSHLVHASSHVYFSRQKGDLANLDVDDRSGFGPETITLEKKKPGVKYLYAVHNYSEADALGSTTLSTRAQAKVFVYVGSSLVRTFTPPSGVEGNTWVVFGIGENGEFYDLNTFADVKTGEQVGGLLKRLRGEELKSAPAVTSAQLSLADTLNKKGEAAYHAKKLDEAVSLYLEAIANNPEHGQAYSNLGLAYQKLNRSAEALWANRKAVALASGPQADTVKASSYFNIARVYENDGLWAEALDSYQSALGHKDHPAYRGGIEKMKQKLGQN from the coding sequence ATGAAGCGGTTTCTCGCGCTGGCACTCACCCTCGGCCTGCCTCTGAGCGCGCTCGGCGCCGAGCCCGTCCGGGTCCAGGTCCTCAGCGCCACGGTGAAGGATCAGGCCATCTCCGGCGCCCAGGTCATCCTGCAGAAGAACGGAGAGGCCTCGGCGCAGGGCACCACGGCGGCGGATGGTTCCTTCCAATTCGACACGCCGCCGGGCGGCCTGGATGACGGCTCGGTCAATCTCATCATCAAGAAGGAGGGGTATTCCAACCTCGTGGCCCGCTGCCCCTGCAAGGGATTGACGTATGCGTTGAGCCCGGTGATGACCCGCAACCTGGACGGGCTGCGCATCGTGCTCAACTGGGGCGAGCGCCCCGCGGACCTCGACTCGCACCTCGTCCACGCCTCCTCCCACGTCTACTTCTCCCGGCAGAAGGGAGACCTGGCCAACCTCGACGTGGATGACCGATCGGGCTTCGGTCCGGAGACCATCACCCTGGAGAAGAAGAAGCCCGGGGTGAAGTACCTCTACGCCGTGCACAACTACTCCGAGGCGGACGCCCTGGGCTCCACGACGCTGTCCACCCGGGCCCAGGCCAAGGTGTTCGTCTACGTGGGCTCGTCCCTGGTGCGCACGTTCACGCCCCCCTCGGGCGTGGAGGGCAACACCTGGGTGGTGTTCGGCATCGGGGAGAATGGGGAGTTCTACGATCTCAACACGTTCGCCGACGTGAAGACCGGCGAGCAGGTGGGCGGCTTGCTCAAGCGCCTGCGCGGAGAGGAGCTCAAGTCCGCGCCGGCCGTGACGAGCGCGCAGCTCTCTCTCGCCGACACGCTCAACAAGAAGGGCGAGGCCGCCTACCACGCCAAGAAGCTCGACGAGGCGGTGTCGCTCTATCTCGAGGCCATCGCCAACAACCCCGAGCACGGGCAGGCGTACAGCAACCTCGGTCTCGCGTACCAGAAGCTCAACCGCAGCGCCGAGGCGCTGTGGGCCAACCGCAAGGCCGTTGCCCTGGCCTCCGGGCCCCAGGCCGACACGGTGAAGGCCAGCTCCTATTTCAACATCGCCCGCGTCTACGAGAACGATGGCCTGTGGGCCGAGGCGCTCGACAGCTATCAGTCCGCGCTCGGGCACAAGGATCATCCCGCCTACCGCGGTGGCATCGAGAAGATGAAGCAGAAGCTCGGCCAGAACTGA
- a CDS encoding RidA family protein has protein sequence MPVTLLNPAGLLNTDALRYRQVAIATGTRQVHVAGQVAYDANGQLVARGDLAGQVAQAYRNVAIALAAAGATFSDVVRLTVYVVDWKREMISDFLAGIEQVAEELKIAPAPASLIGVSVLFEPGVLVEIEATAVVG, from the coding sequence ATGCCCGTGACCCTGCTCAACCCCGCCGGACTCCTGAATACCGACGCGCTCCGATACCGACAGGTGGCGATTGCCACCGGCACCCGGCAGGTGCACGTCGCGGGGCAGGTCGCGTATGACGCGAACGGCCAACTCGTCGCTCGGGGTGACCTGGCTGGACAGGTGGCGCAGGCCTACCGCAACGTCGCCATCGCCCTCGCGGCCGCCGGGGCGACGTTCAGCGACGTCGTCCGGCTGACGGTCTATGTGGTCGACTGGAAGCGCGAGATGATCTCCGACTTCCTCGCCGGCATCGAGCAGGTCGCCGAGGAGTTGAAGATCGCGCCGGCGCCGGCATCGCTGATCGGGGTCTCCGTGCTCTTCGAGCCGGGCGTCCTCGTCGAGATCGAAGCCACCGCGGTCGTGGGCTGA
- a CDS encoding YbaN family protein, with protein sequence MAFGFVCVGLGMLGAFLPLLPAMPFLLLALWAFSRSSPRFHHWLYTHPHFGPRLQEWKQYGTVPVKVKASAISAMGVSFALMTFVLRVPWPVLAVSGSLMLVGAAYILSRPSRPPG encoded by the coding sequence ATGGCGTTCGGTTTCGTGTGTGTCGGCCTGGGGATGCTCGGCGCGTTCCTGCCGCTGCTGCCCGCGATGCCCTTCCTGCTCCTGGCGTTGTGGGCGTTCTCGCGCAGCTCGCCCCGCTTCCATCACTGGCTGTACACGCACCCGCACTTCGGGCCTCGGCTCCAGGAATGGAAACAGTACGGCACCGTGCCGGTGAAGGTGAAGGCGAGCGCGATCTCCGCCATGGGGGTGAGCTTCGCGCTCATGACCTTCGTGCTGCGTGTGCCGTGGCCCGTGCTGGCCGTCTCCGGGTCGCTGATGCTCGTCGGGGCGGCGTACATTCTCAGCCGCCCCAGCCGTCCACCCGGCTGA
- a CDS encoding immunity 26/phosphotriesterase HocA family protein, whose product MRKHKHTTGAFVRIALADGSFAYARLLESPYAAFYNYRTTSPDSDLDRIASSPILFKIAIRHLALKEWEVIGQRKLEDQLTQPVVQFMQDLGDFRRCTIFDTAGHERAAEPQECVGVERAAVWERESVEGRLLDTFLGRPNADEEHLKVRLL is encoded by the coding sequence ATGCGCAAACATAAGCACACGACAGGAGCATTTGTCAGAATTGCCCTCGCCGATGGGTCTTTTGCCTATGCGAGGTTGCTCGAGTCGCCGTATGCAGCCTTCTACAACTACAGAACCACGAGCCCGGACTCTGATCTGGACAGGATTGCGTCAAGCCCCATCCTCTTTAAAATTGCTATCCGCCATCTGGCCCTGAAGGAGTGGGAGGTCATTGGGCAGAGGAAACTGGAGGATCAACTGACCCAGCCTGTTGTTCAATTCATGCAGGACCTGGGAGACTTCCGGCGTTGTACCATCTTCGACACCGCTGGCCATGAGAGAGCTGCTGAGCCCCAGGAATGCGTGGGGGTTGAGCGGGCGGCGGTCTGGGAACGGGAATCAGTTGAGGGACGCCTGCTGGATACCTTCCTGGGAAGGCCCAATGCCGATGAGGAGCACCTGAAGGTACGTCTGCTCTGA
- a CDS encoding tetratricopeptide repeat protein produces the protein MAVSLTLGTAALVLGGGLLAWLSSAPAPARTSHGPKNPAVEVLRGQLEKEPCDRTRAVQYAQALFSTDDWRESIRFSDDFVTRCGKFPQLRSISYSAHIRLSEFDLAIRDATELIESAPGNASYRVWRALAHQSRGASELALGDFQEAFRLQPEQFQVANHLATAYEQSRQPCEAHRVLEEHQRVNSDSARRLEVMEWLARLETQGPCGAKGGKSGAAARKPGKH, from the coding sequence GTGGCGGTATCCCTCACCCTGGGCACCGCCGCGCTCGTGCTCGGCGGAGGGCTGCTGGCGTGGCTTTCATCCGCTCCCGCGCCGGCGAGGACGTCCCACGGGCCCAAGAACCCGGCCGTCGAGGTGCTGCGGGGCCAGCTCGAGAAGGAGCCCTGTGATCGGACCCGGGCGGTGCAGTACGCCCAGGCGCTCTTCTCCACCGACGACTGGCGGGAAAGCATCCGGTTCTCCGACGACTTCGTCACCCGGTGCGGCAAGTTCCCCCAGCTGCGCTCCATCAGCTACTCGGCGCACATCCGCCTGAGTGAGTTCGATCTGGCCATCCGGGACGCCACGGAACTCATCGAGAGTGCTCCGGGCAACGCGAGCTACCGGGTCTGGCGGGCCCTGGCCCATCAGTCCCGTGGCGCGTCCGAGCTGGCACTGGGTGACTTCCAGGAGGCCTTCCGCCTCCAGCCGGAGCAGTTCCAGGTGGCCAACCACCTGGCCACCGCCTACGAGCAGTCGCGCCAACCGTGCGAGGCCCACCGCGTGCTCGAGGAGCACCAGCGGGTCAACTCCGACTCCGCCCGCCGGCTCGAGGTGATGGAGTGGCTCGCACGCCTGGAGACCCAGGGCCCCTGTGGCGCCAAGGGAGGCAAGTCGGGGGCGGCCGCGCGCAAGCCAGGCAAGCACTGA